A stretch of the Arvicola amphibius chromosome 8, mArvAmp1.2, whole genome shotgun sequence genome encodes the following:
- the Nppc gene encoding C-type natriuretic peptide: MHLSQLIACALLLTLLSLRLSEAKPGTPPKGPRTPPGEELAEPQAAGGNQKKGDKTPGGGGANLKGDRSRLLRDLRVDTKSRAAWARLLHEHPNARKYKGGNKKGLSKGCFGLKLDRIGSMSGLGC, encoded by the exons ATGCACCTCTCCCAGCTGATCGCCTGTGCCCTGCTGCTAACGCTACTCTCACTCCGGCTCTCCGAGGCCAAGCCCGGGACGCCACCAAAG GGCCCGCGAACCCCTCCAGGGGAAGAGCTGGCGGAGCCCCAGGCAGCTGGTGGCAATCAGAAAAAGGGTGACAAGACTCCAGGCGGCGGGGGCGCCAATCTCAAGGGAGACCGATCGCGACTGCTCCGGGACCTGCGCGTGGACACCAAGTCCCGGGCTGCTTGGGCCCGCCTTCTGCACGAGCACCCCAACGCGCGCAAATACAAAGGCGGCAACAAGAAGGGCTTGTCCAAAGGCTGCTTTGGCCTCAAGTTGGACCGGATCGGCTCCATGAGCGGTCTGGGATGTTAG